Proteins from a genomic interval of Trifolium pratense cultivar HEN17-A07 linkage group LG6, ARS_RC_1.1, whole genome shotgun sequence:
- the LOC123890758 gene encoding protein NRT1/ PTR FAMILY 6.1, which translates to MATCEIKSPEGPQQGTPCTSMSRKKLGIYFIESEDRRMALGRGYTRGSTPVNIHGKSIAVADLSKTGGWIAAFFIFGNEMAERMAYFGLSVNMVAFMFYVMHRPFASSSNAVNNFLGISQASSVLGGFLADAYLGRYWTIAIFTTIYLAGLTGITICATMSIFVPNQENCDQLSLLLGNCEPAKSWQMTYLYTVLYITAFGAAGIRPCVSSFGADQFDERNKNYKSHLDRFFNLFYLSVTIGAIIAFTAVVYVQMKFGWGSAFGSLAIAMGISNMLFFVGTPLYRHRLPGGSPLTRVAQVLVAAFRKRNESFDNSEVIGLYEVPGRRSAIKGCQKIAHTDDFRFLDKAALQLKQDGTNPNPWNLCTVTQVEEVKILIKLIPIPACTIMLNVILTEFLTLSVQQAYTLNTHLGQLKLPVTCMPVFPGLSVFLILALYYQTFVPLFKLITGHPHGASQLQRIGIGLAVSILSVAWAAIFEKYRRNYAIKNEFVASFLTPMPNLSAYWLLIQYCLIGVAEVFCIVGLLEFLYEEAPDAMKSIGSAYAALAGGLGCFIATFINSVVKSITGNSAKRQESWLSQNINTGKFDYFYWLLTILSLINFCVFLYSAHRYKYRTQHVYEMENKESSTAVSS; encoded by the exons ATGGCTACTTGTGAGATTAAGTCACCAGAAGGTCCTCAACAAGGGACACCATGTACTTCAATGAGCAGAAAAAAGCTTGGAATTTACTTCATTGAGTCAGAAGATAGAAGAATGGCTTTAGGACGTGGATACACAAGAGGTTCTACACCAGTCAATATTCATGGCAAATCCATAGCTGTTGCTGATCTTTCAAAAACTGGTGGTTGGATTGCTGCCTTCTTTATATTTG GAAATGAAATGGCAGAAAGAATGGCTTATTTTGGACTTTCTGTTAACATGGTAGCCTTTATGTTCTATGTGATGCATAGACCTTTTGCAAGTTCATCCAATGCAGTTAATAATTTCTTAGGGATATCACAAGCTTCTTCTGTTCTTGGTGGATTTCTAGCTGATGCATATCTTGGACGTTATTGGACAATAGCTATCTTCACTACAATTTACCTCGCG GGTTTAACTGGAATAACAATATGTGCAACAATGAGCATTTTTGTTCCAAACCAAGAAAACTGTGACCAATTGTCACTTCTATTAGGCAACTGTGAGCCTGCAAAATCATGGCAAATGACATACCTCTACACAGTTCTATACATAACAGCCTTTGGAGCTGCAG GTATAAGGCCATGTGTATCATCTTTTGGAGCAGACCAATTTgatgaaagaaacaaaaactaCAAATCCCATCTTGATAGATTCTTCAACTTGTTCTATCTTTCTGTGACAATTGGTGCAATTATAGCATTCACAGCAGTGGTTTATGTTCAAATGAAATTTGGTTGGGGATCTGCTTTTGGATCATTGGCAATTGCAATGGGAATATCTAACATGCTTTTCTTTGTTGGTACACCTTTGTATAGACATAGGTTACCAGGTGGAAGTCCTCTTACACGTGTCGCTCAAGTATTGGTTGCCGCATTTCGAAAGAGAAATGAATCATTTGATAATAGTGAGGTTATTGGGTTGTATGAAGTTCCTGGTAGAAGATCTGCTATAAAGGGTTGTCAGAAAATTGCTCATACTGATGATTTCAG GTTTCTTGACAAAGCAGCTCTACAATTGAAACAAGATGGCACTAATCCAAATCCATGGAACCTTTGCACAGTAACACAAGTAGAAGAAGTGAAGATCCTTATAAAACTAATTCCAATTCCAGCTTGCACAATCATGCTTAATGTAATCTTAACAGAATTTCTAACACTCTCAGTTCAACAAGCATACACATTAAACACTCACTTAGGTCAATTAAAACTTCCAGTTACATGCATGCCGGTTTTTCCGGGCCTAAGTGTATTCCTCATATTAGCTCTCTATTACCAAACTTTTGTACCACTTTTCAAACTCATCACTGGTCATCCACATGGTGCATCTCAGCTTCAAAGAATTGGAATCGGTTTAGCAGTTTCGATTTTATCAGTTGCTTGGGCCGCAATCTTCGAAAAATATAGAAGAAACTAtgcaataaaaaatgaatttgtagCTAGTTTCTTAACTCCAATGCCAAATTTAAGTgcttattggttattgattcaATATTGCTTAATTGGTGTAGCTGAAGTTTTTTGCATTGTTGGTTTATTGGAATTTTTATATGAAGAAGCACCTGATGCTATGAAGAGTATTGGTTCTGCTTATGCTGCTTTAGCTGGTGGATTAGGTTGTTTTATTGCAACATTTATAAATAGTGTTGTTAAATCTATCACTGGAAATTCAGCTAAAAGACAAGAATCTTGGTTGTCACAAAACATCAACACTGGCAagtttgattatttttattggCTTCTTACTATTTTGAGCTTAATCAATTTTTGTGTCTTCTTATATTCAGCACATAGATACAAATACAGGACACAACATGTTTATGAGATGGAAAACAAAGAGAGCTCCACAGCAGTTTCTAGCTAG
- the LOC123890759 gene encoding galactolipase DONGLE, chloroplastic-like — translation MGSSITHLPNKISMNHITFSQTFQTTHPFGQVSLPKNNLSPSLKSSIVASNSALLEITLPTNTNTYTNTISTPTISKQTHKITHKFFTTTTSTNIATKNLANIWREIQGCNNWENLLDPLHPILREEIIRYGEFVTSSYKAFDLDQNSKRYLYCKYGKKSMLKEVGMENCGYEVTKYIYATPPNIIENNSSGRWIGYVAVSSDDSYKKLGRRDIVVTFRGTVTNQEWISNLMSSLTPASLDPSNQLPNVKVESGFLSLYTSDESSSKFGLQSCREQLLSEVSRLMNKHKGEKNVSISLAGHSMGSALAILLAYDISELGLNKKNNKNHASVTVFSFGGPRVGNLEFKKRCEELGVKVLRISNCNDPITKLPGVVFNENFRVLIGGRYEFPWSCSCYAHVGVELMLDFFNVQNPSCVHDLDTYIGLLRCPKKKIEEVIHGNDGAVNNLLEKAKMFLLNSSISQMFEEARRTNHYDFLSSVSTDLLCSLSEETTMIFGLVLFLW, via the coding sequence ATGGGTTCTTCTATAACACACTTACCAAACAAAATTAGCATGAATCACATTACATTCTCACAAACCTTTCAAACAACTCATCCCTTTGGTCAAGTTTCATTACCAAAGAATAACTTGTCTCCTTCTTTGAAGTCATCAATTGTTGCATCAAATTCAGCTTTACTAGAAATCACCCTTCCTACCAACACCAATACTTACACTAATACTATTAGCACCCCCACTATTTctaaacaaacacacaaaatcacacataaattttttactactactactagtactaaTATTGCTACAAAAAATCTAGCAAATATTTGGAGAGAGATTCAAGGGTGCAATAACTGGGAAAATCTTTTAGACCCATTACACCCTATTCTTCGCGAAGAGATAATTCGCTATGGAGAGTTTGTTACATCTTCTTACAAAGCTTTTGATCTTGATCAAAACTCGAAACGATACTTGTATTGTAAGTATGGTAAGAAGAGTATGTTGAAAGAAGTTGGAATGGAAAATTGTGGCTATGAAGTCACAAAATATATCTATGCAACACCACCAAACATCATAGAAAACAATTCATCTGGTCGATGGATTGGTTACGTAGCAGTTTCTTCTGACGATTCTTACAAAAAACTCGGTAGGAGAGATATAGTTGTAACTTTCCGCGGAACGGTTACAAATCAAGAATGGATTTCAAATCTCATGAGTTCATTAACACCGGCTTCACTTGATCCAAGTAATCAACTTCCAAACGTGAAAGTCGAATCCGGATTTCTCTCTTTGTATACTTcggatgaaagttcttcaaaaTTTGGACTTCAAAGTTGTAGAGAACAACTTCTTAGTGAAGTATCAAGGTTGATGAACAAACATAAAGGTGAGAAGAATGTTAGTATATCCTTAGCTGGTCATAGCATGGGAAGTGCTTTAGCTATTTTACTTGCTTATGATATTTCAGAACTAggtttaaacaaaaaaaataataaaaatcatgCTAGTGTTACTGTTTTTTCATTTGGAGGACCAAGAGTTGGTAACTTAGAGTTTAAAAAAAGATGTGAAGAGTTAGGAGTGAAAGTGTTGAGAATATCAAATTGTAATGATCCAATAACTAAATTACCAGGTGTTGTGTTCAATGAAAATTTTAGGGTTTTGATAGGTGGGAGATATGAGTTTCCTTGGAGTTGTTCTTGTTATGCACATGTTGGTGTTGAACTTATGCTTGATTTTTTCAATGTTCAAAACCCTTCTTGTGTTCATGATTTGGATACTTATATTGGTCTTCTTAGATGCCCTAAAAAAAAGATTGAAGAAGTGATTCATGGTAATGATGGTGCAGTCAACAATTTGTTAGAGAAGGCAAAGATGTTTCTATTGAACTCATCAATATCACAAATGTTTGAAGAAGCTAGAAGAACAAACCACTATGATTTTCTTAGTTCAGTTTCAACGGATTTATTGTGTTCTTTGAGTGAGGAGACCACTATGATTTTTGGTCTTGTTCTTTTCTTGTGGTAA